One window of the Triticum dicoccoides isolate Atlit2015 ecotype Zavitan chromosome 3B, WEW_v2.0, whole genome shotgun sequence genome contains the following:
- the LOC119280624 gene encoding E3 ubiquitin-protein ligase SINA-like 11, translating to MEAEGEIGVSGRKRTRGEGSGGGGGEQMVSVGSNCGVIELDALDCSVCYDHLRPPVFQCVMGHIICSSCYGNLLNKDKCHVCSITGGYNRCIAVEQILESVRAPCSNNKYGCTVKMHYHELKDHEKSCPRAPCFCPEAGCGFAGSTGVLLRHFTDDHGWPSTEFKFGRDSVLQIQEGMHVLHSREGGRLFLVKFTPVPPFGNAASILRVHPHALVGERKFRCQVGYNCDTIGWHQYSNLHPRSTNLSNGLPVDDGSYSLVVPAVPAYLPAANSIKITISRVS from the exons ATGGAGGCGGAGGGGGAGATCGGTGTGAGCGGCAGGAAGAGGACCAGGggggagggcagcggcggcggcggcggcgagcagatGGTGTCCGTCGGCAGCAACTGCGGCGTCATCGAGCTGGATGCTCTGGACTGCAGCGTCTGCTACGACCACCTCCGGCCGCCGGTCTTCCAG TGTGTTATGGGGCATATCATTTGTTCGTCCTGCTATGGCAACCTCCTGAACAAGGACAAGTGCCACGTGTGCTCCATCACCGGCGGCTACAACCGCTGCATTGCGGTCGAGCAGATCCTAGAGTCCGTCCGGGCACCTTGCTCCAACAACAAGTACGGGTGCACCGTCAAGATGCATTACCACGAGCTGAAGGATCACGAGAAGTCATGCCCCCGCGCGCCGTGCTTCTGCCCTGAAGCCGGGTGTGGCTTTGCCGGGTCCACCGGTGTGCTCCTGCGCCACTTCACGGATGACCATGGCTGGCCATCAACTGAGTTCAAGTTTGGACGTGATTCCGTCCTGCAGATCCAGGAAGGAATGCATGTTCTCCACAGCAGAGAGGGTGGCCGCCTGTTCCTGGTGAAATTCACGCCGGTGCCGCCTTTCGGCAATGCCGCCTCCATCTTGCGTGTTCATCCTCATGCCCTTGTGGGGGAGCGCAAGTTCAGGTGTCAGGTTGGTTACAACTGCGACACCATTGGTTGGCATCAGTATTCAAATCTCCATCCCAGAAGCACCAATCTGTCCAACGGCTTACCGGTGGACGATGGCAGTTACTCACTGGTTGTGCCAGCTGTTCCTGCTTACTTGCCCGCTGCTAACAGCATCAAGATCACTATCTCGAGGGTATCTTGA